A window of Ruminococcus champanellensis 18P13 = JCM 17042 contains these coding sequences:
- the rsfS gene encoding ribosome silencing factor: MTAKEKLEVIVRALDMKRGENIQVLEISDLTILADYFVIVNGTSNTHVKTLADEAEFKLSEKGVEPLRTEGYQSASWIILDYGDIVVHVFMKDARSLYQLENLWADGTAVDITSYLTKE, translated from the coding sequence GACAGCAAAAGAAAAGCTGGAAGTGATCGTGCGTGCACTGGATATGAAGCGTGGTGAAAATATACAGGTTCTGGAGATCTCGGATCTGACCATTCTGGCGGATTATTTTGTGATCGTCAACGGAACCAGCAATACCCATGTAAAGACCCTGGCGGATGAAGCGGAGTTCAAGCTCAGCGAAAAAGGCGTGGAGCCGCTCCGGACGGAGGGCTACCAGAGTGCCTCCTGGATCATTCTGGACTATGGGGACATTGTAGTGCATGTATTTATGAAGGATGCCCGCAGTCTGTATCAGCTGGAGAACCTATGGGCGGACGGTACAGCAGTGGATATCACATCCTATCTGACCAAGGAATAA